CGGGGCGAGGGCTGACGTGCAGCTCTCCATTGAGGATCTCCGCCACCATCTCCGGCGGAGACGCCTGGAAGGCCGCCTCGACGGACGGATCGTTGTGCTCGGTGGAGCCGGTGTCTGGCGGGTCACGGGGAGGCATGAGGGAAGAATTCAGCATGGCCCGCGGCTCGTGCAACGCCGAGGCCGAATCCCCTCCGGACAGGGGTCGTGTGCCAAGGCCCGCCCGGCCCCTCCTTATATGAGCGGGGCGGGGTGGGCTCCCGAGCGGGGCCTCGCCATTGGGTGTGGGATGGTGTAGGGTGTGGGTCGCCATGCACGTCTACGCCATCGAGCTGTCGAAGGAATTGGGCCTCAAGGCCGAGCAGGTGGACCGTACCCTGGCGCTGAGCGCCGAGGGGGCCACGGTTCCGTTCATCGCCCGCTATCGCAAGGAGGCCACGGGGGGCCTGGACGAGGTGCAGATCCAGACCATCCTCGACCGCGCCGCCGAGCGCGAGGAGCTGGATGCACGCCGGGAGACGATCCTGCGCACCATCGAGGGGCAGGGAAAGCTCACCCCCGAGCTGACCCAGGCGCTGCAGCGGGCGAAGACGCGCACGGAGCTGGAGGACCTCTACCTCCCCTACAAGCCCAAGCGCCGCACCCGCGCGGCCATCGCCCGGGAGCGGGGCCTGGAGCCGCTGGCGGATCTGCTCTGGAAGCAGGAGGGAGCGCGGAGTGAGGACGTGGCCGCCCGGGTGCGCCCGTTCATCCACGCCGACAAGGAGGTGCCGGACCAGGAGGCGGCGCTGGCGGGCGCGCGCGACATCTGCGCCGAGCGCGTGGCCGAGGACGCGGGCCTGCGCCGCACCGCGCGCGAGCTGTGCGTGAACAAGGGCCGCCTGCGCTCGGCCGTCGTGGCCGCCAAGAAGGGCGAGGCCACCAAGTTCGACAACTACGCCGACCACGAGGAGGACCTGTCCAAGGCGCCCTCGCACCGCATCCTCGCGCTGCTGCGCGGCGAGGCCGAGGAGGTGCTGCGCATCCAGCTCGCCCTGCCGGATGACGAGGTGAAGGGGACGCTCTCCTCGCGCGTGGTGACGAAGCCCCAGTCCGCGTTCGCCCCGCACCTGCGCGCCGCGGTGGAGGACTCGTGGGAGCGGCTCATGGGGCCCTCGCTGGAGTCCGAGCTGCGCAACGAGCTCAAGGAGCGCGCGGACCGCGAGGCCATCACCGTGTTCGGCCAGAACCTGCGCCACCTGCTCCTGTCCCCACCCGCGGGAGGCCGGGCGGTGCTCGCGTTGGATCCCGGCCTGCGCACGGGCATCAAGGCCACCATGCTCGATGCCACGGGGAAGCTCGTGGACACGGCCACGCTCTACACCGAGCGCGGCGCCAACGAGCGCGCCACGGCGGCCAGGCAGTGCGGCGCCATCATCCAGAAGCACAAGCCGGAGCTCATCGCCGTGGGCAACGGCACCGGCAGCCGCGAGGCGGAGGGCTTCGTGCGCGAGGTGCTCAAGGTGCTCGGGGTGAATGTGCCCGTGGTGTCCGTGAGCGAGCAGGGTGCCTCCATCTACTCGGCGTCCGAGGTGGCCCGGGAGGAGTTCCCCGACCTGGACGTGTCGCTGCGCGGCGCGGTGTCCATCGGCCGGCGCTTGCAGGATCCGCTCGCGGAGCTGGTGAAGATCGATCCGAAGAGCATCGGCGTGGGCCAGTACCAGCACGACGTGGACCAGGGGCAGCTCAAGAAGAAGCTGGGCGAGGTGGTGGACTCGTGCGTCAACGCGGTGGGGGTGGACGTCAACACGGCGTCGCCGCAGCTGCTCGAGCACGTGTCGGGCATTGGCCCCACGCTGGCCAAGAAGATCGTCTCGCACCGCGCCGCCAAGGGCCGCTTCACCACGCGCCGGGAGATCCTCAAGGTGAGTGGGCTGGGCCCCAAGACGTTCGAGCAGGCCGCGGGCTTCCTGCGCGTCCACGGCCCGGAGCCCCTGGACGCGAGCGCCGTGCATCCCGAGCGCTATGCCGTCGTCGAGCGCATGGCGAAGGACCTGGGCGTGGACGTGAAGCAACTGGTGGGCAACGCCACGCTGGTGCGGAAGATCGATCCCAAGCGCTACCTCGGATCGGACCTGGGGGAGATGACGCTCAAGGACATCCTCGCCGAGCTGGAGAAGCCCAGCCGCGACCCGCGCGGTGACTTCACCGCTCCGTCCTACCGCGAGGACTTGCAGAAGCTGGAGGACGTGAAGGAGGGCATGGTGTTGCAGGGCGTGGTCACCAACGTGACGGCCTTTGGCGCCTTCGTGGACGTGGGCGTGCACCAGGATGGGCTCGTGCACGTGTCCCAGTTGTCCAACCGCTTCATCAAGGACCCGTCCGAGGCCGTGAAGGTGGGGGATCGGCTGACGGTGAAGGTGGTGAGCGTGGACCTGGCGCGCAAGCGGCTCGGCCTGTCCGTGCGCGCGCTCACCGAGGGCACTCCAGCGGCCCCGTCCAGCCGTCCCGCGGCTCCATCCAGCCGTCCCGCGGGCCCGTCCCATGCGCCCATGAGCAAGCAGGGGGGCGGCAAGGCTCCCGCGGCGCCGAAGCCCTCGGCCGAGCCCTTCAACAATCCGTTCAGCAAGCTCAAGAGGTGAGCCGGCCAGTTTCCAAGGCTGTTTGGAGCGGACAGGGGGAGACACCCGATTTAAATCTCCCCCATGCACTTCCGACGTCTTGGCGGCAGCGGTCTGAAGATCAGTGAGATTTCCTATGGCAACTGGCTGACCCACGGTTCCCAGGTCGAGGAGGACGCGGCGCTCGCGTGCGTCCGCGCCGCGCTCGACGAGGGCATCACCACCTTCGATACCGCCGACGTCTACGCCGGCACGCGCGCGGAATCGGTCCTGGGCCGTGCCCTCGAGGGACAGCGCCGCGAGGGCCTGGAGATCTTCACCAAGGTCTACTGGCCGACGGGCAAGGGGCCCAACGACCGGGGCTTGTCGCGCAAGCACATCCTGGAATCCATCAACGGTTCGCTCAAGCGGCTGAAGACGGACTACGTGGACCTGTACCAGGCGCATCGCTACGACTACGAGACGCCGCTGGAGGAGACGATGCAGGCGTTCGCCGACGTCGTCCGTCAGGGCAAGGCGCTCTACATCGGGGTGTCCGAGTGGAAGGCGGAGGAGATCCTCGCGGGCGTGACGCTGGCCCGGCAGCTCGGCATCCAGCTCGTGTCCAGCCAGCCGCAGTACTCGATGCTGTGGCGGACCATCGAGGCCCGGGTGATCCCCACGTCCCAGGAGCTGGGCGTGGGTCAGATCGTCTGGTCTCCGATTGCGCAAGGGGTGCTCACGGGGAAGTACCGCCCGGGAGAGACGCCGCCGCCGGGCAGCCGAGCCACGGATGACAAGGGAGGCGCGGATCAGATCAAGCGCTTCATGCGCGATGAGGTCCTCGCGCGCGTGCAGCAGCTCAAGCCGGTGGCGGATGAGGTGGGGCTGTCGATGGCGCAGCTCGCCGTGGCGTGGGTGCTGCAGAACCCGAACGTCTCCTCGGCCATCATCGGCGCCTCGCGGCCCGAGCAGGTCACGGAGAACGTGAAGGCCGCGGGGGTGAAGTTGAGCGCGGAGGTGATGCAGCGGATCGACGAGATCATCGGCCCCGTCGCCGAACGGGATCCCGCGCGCACCGGGAGTCCCCCGAAGCGGCCGTGAGCTGATGGGTGTCAGTCGTCGATGGGCAGGGGCCTCACCTCGGAGGCGAGGCGCTGGGTGCGCGCGAGCAGTTGGTGGAAGCGGTCCGTGCCGTTACGTGCGTCGAACTTCGCGGCGAGCTCCTCCGCTTGCGCGGCGAGCCAGCCACGCAGGGCCCGGATCTCGTAGGTGCCCTCGGGGGAGTACAGCGCGAAGGCGCGCGGCAGGTCGAGCTCCACCCGCTCCCGCGCTTCCACCATGGCGCGCTCCATCACGGCGAGCGCGGCCGAGTGGAAGGTGAAGCGGTTGAGGGGCGTCGCGTGCTCCAGCGCCCAGCCCAGATGCCGCTCGAAGAGCTTCAGCCCCCGCTCCACGTTCCCCGTGAGCGCGAGGAACTCCAGGTGCTCGCCCACCGTGCTGACGAAGTACCGGTCCCCGCGCACCATCGCGTAGCCGCGCAGGTGGTGCTCGCGCGCCTGCTCCCACTGTTCCAGCTTGAAGAGCGGGTAGAGCACCCGTCCGAACGTGAGGTGCGGCACCTTCGCGCACGTGTGGCGGCCCTCGAGCAGGGGTCGGGCCTTCTGCATCAGCCGCGCGTGGTCCCCCTGATCGAGGTAGTGGTGCAGCTCGACGTTCAGCTCGCACGCGAGGCAGTCCGTGAGGTGGTCGCGAGGCGCCTCCAGCCACCGGGCGCGCATCTCCTCGGCCCGGGCCCGCTCGCCCATGTCGCGGGCCGCCAGGTAGCGCAGCTTGAACACCGCGCGCTGGCCCGCCCCCGCCTTCGCGTAGCCCTGCTCCACGTCCTCCAACGCGGCCTCTATCTGCTTGCGGCCGATATGGGGGAACTCGGTGAGCATGCCCACCATCCACTTCTGCTTCCACAGCAGGCCCTCGGGATCGAAGCGCCGCGGGTCGCGTTGCTGCTGGCCGCGGCACCACGCGTAGGCGACCAGGGCGCGCTCCGGGAAGCCCGCGAAGGTGGCCGCCTCGATGAGCTCGTCGCGCGTCTCATACGCGAGCGCCACCTCGCCGTGCGTGTCCGCCAGCCGTGCCGCCTCCTCCAGCGCCATCACCTTGGACTCGCCCGGTTCCAACCGCTCGGCACGCGCGCGCAGGGTGTTGAACCGCTCGCGCCAGTCTTGCTCCGTCAATGCATGCCTCCCGTGCCTTCGTCGTCATCCAGGCGCGCCGCGATGAGGCCGAGCAGGCCCCGGTTGAGCAGCGCCATCTCCCGCGCGTTGAGCGGCCGGTGCCCGAGCAGGAGCGCCTGGACATACAGCATCTCCACGGACAGTCGGAGCTGGGCGGTGTCGCGCACGCGCGCGAGCTGACGTACCACGGGGTTGCGCAGGTTGAAGCACAACTGGGGCCTCTCCTCGTCGGAGCGCTTGCCCAGTGCCCCCTCGAGCACCGAGGCGTACAGCGCGTCCGTCTCCTCGCGTGCCCGCTCCAGGTCGCGCTGGAAGGCGCCGTCGCTCGCGTCGCCGTAGAGCGTGGGCACCTCGGGCGGGAGGAATTTCTTGAGGCTCACCTCGCACCGGAAGGGCTCCAGGGCCTCCTCCGCCACCCGCCGCAGCCGGGCCACCGCCTCGTTCTCCTCGTGCGTCAGCTCCTCGAAGCCCTGGGGAAGCCGCGCCGCGGAGAACAGCTCCACCTGGGCGTCCGGGTGCACCCGGGGCAGCTTCTCCAGCAGTGCCGCGTCGTGCGTGTAGGCGGCGTTGATGATGCACAGGCCCTGGGCGGCCGCCACGCGCGCCACCTGCCGGAAGGTCTCCAGGGTGTTGACGTAGCGCACCGTGGAGGACTCCTGGCGGTAGTGCTCCAGCGTCATCGTGCCGAGCGTCGTCTCGAAGGGCAGCCAGTGGATGACGAGCCGGTAGAAGTCGTCGTCGTCCAGCGCGAGCGACTTCACCGACAGGCCATGCAGGGCGATGAGCCGCTGGAGGGCGCGGGGCTGCTCGTTGGCCAGGTCCACCAGGTACTGGCGCAACTGCTGGCCGAGCGCCTCGCGGGTGCGCGAGAGCGTGGCGTCCTCGTAGAAGGACTCGCGGCTGGCGGTGGGGCGCAGGCCCTGGGCGTCCACCACGCATTTGACGAAGAAGGCCCAGTCCGGCAGCAGGTTCTCCGCGCTCTCCGACAGCAGCATGCCCTTGAGGTACACGCGGTGCTTCTGGCGGGCGTTGAAGTGGGGCGAGAAGGGCAGCACGTAGGCCACGCCCTCCACGCCTCCGGCCTCCGCGCGCAGCGAGATGCAGTCCACGAAGTCCACGCCGAACACCTCGCGCCCATGGGCCAGCAGCGCCTGGCGTCGGGCCGCCGCGCTCGGGTACGTGCGGCGCCAGGGGGGTGGGGTGCGGTTGAGGTGCTCGGTGTGGCCGTCGGCGGTGAGGTGGATGGGGTAGGGCAGCAGGCCGCCGTAGTGCAGGATGAGCTGGCGCACGCGCTCGGGGGTGAAGTACTCGGCGGCGTCCGGGCGGGGCAGGAGGAAGACCTGGGTGCCGCAGCGCTCCATCGGGTGCGCGGAGGGACCCACGGAGTAGGTCCCGTCATGCCGACCCCGCCACTCCCAGGTGCCACCGTCTCCCCGGACCGAGCGCGTCACCACCAACAGCTCGTCACACACCATGAAGCACGAGAGCAGTCCGATACCGAACTGTCCGATGAAGTCCGCCCGGTGGGCCTCGAGGACCTCGCGCTTGGAGCTCTCGCCGATGGTGGCCAGGAAGCGGTGCAGCTCTTCCTCCGTCAGCCCCACGCCCTCGTCGCGGAAGAGCAGGGTGGGGGGCCCGCCGTCCTGCTTCTCGATGAGCTCCACGTGCACCGAGCCAGGGTGGGAGGGCTCCAGGTGCTGGCGGGCGCGGTTGGCGTCGGTGGCGTTCTGCAGCAGCTCGCGCACGAACACCCCGGGCGTGCTGTAGAGATGGTGGGAGAGGAGGTCGATAACCCCCCGGAGGTTGACCTGGAAGCGATGTGCCACGGGCGGCCCACTCTAGCGCAGATGCCAGGGCCCGGATGCGCTCGTTCCGGGGCGTCCAGCCCATGACGGTCGGGCGGGCGGGCGCTCCGGTGGCGGGGGGCCAGTGGCGTCCGGGGCGGCGGTGGAGTATTTCCCTCTGGCGGGCCGGCGCGGTCTCCGAGGTGGGTTGCACACATGAAGCTGGGAAGGGCAGCCAGGTTCTCCTCGCTGCTGGATCGCTACTACGGCCGGTTGCGGCGCGAGGTGCGCGAGACGGGTGAGCTGTATCATCTGCTCGCCCGGGTCGCTCGCCGGCAGCCGCTCACGCCCGAGGAACGTCGGCGCATGCGGGCGCAGTTGATCGACGTGGCGAAGGTGCTCCCCGCGCTCGCGATCTTCGCGGCGCCCGGTGGCATGTTCCTGTTGATCGTCCTGGGCAAGGTGCTGCCCTTCAGCCTGTTGCCGAGCGCCTTCCAGGAGGATCCGCCCGCGCCGCCCCAGCCGGTCCCGGTCCCCACCCCGGAAGCGGACGAGCCCGCGCGGCGTGAGGTGGGCTGACATCTTCCGCGACGAGTGCTTGCCCGGCTCCGGGGATCACGCTCTGTTGTCCCCATGGAGACCCACTCGAGCCTCGAGACCCAGCCCTCGCTCGCGCAGCGCCCACTCTCCGCCCAGGACGTGAGGACGCTCGGCCTGGCGGCGTTGGGGGGCGCGCTGGAGTTCTACGACTTCATCATCTTCGTGTTCTTCACCGCGGTGATCGGGGAGCTCTTCTTCCCCGCCGACACGCCGGAGTGGCTGCGCCAGTTGCAGGCGTTCGGCCTGTTCGCGGCGGGCTACCTGGTGCGGCCCCTGGGCGGCATCGTGATGGCGCACTTCGGCGATCGCGGCGGGCGCAAGCGCATGTTCGCGCTGAGCGTGTTCATGATGGCGGTGCCCACGCTGCTCATCGGCTCGCTGCCCACCTACGCCACGGCCGGGTACGCGGCGCCGCTGTTGCTGTTGCTCATGCGCATGCTGCAGGGCGCGGCGGTGGGTGGGGAGGTGCCCGGCGCGTGGGTGTTCGTCTCCGAGCACGTGCCGGAGCGGCGCGTGGGGCTCGCCTGCGGCATCCTCACCGCGGGCCTCACGTTCGGCATCCTGCTCGGCTCGCTGATGGCGACGGCCATCAACCTCGTCTACACCCCCGCGCAGGTGAAGGACTTCGCCTGGCGCATCCCCTTCCTGGTGGGAGGCGTGTTCGGCTTCTTCGCCGTCTACCTGCGCCGCTGGTTGGCCGAGACGCCCGTGTTCGAGCAGATGCGCCAGCGCCGCGCGCTCGTGGAGGGGCTGCCGCTCAAGGAGGTGCTGCGCGGCCACGGCACCGGCGTGGTGGTGTCCATGTTGATCACCTGGGTGCTCACCGCCGCCATCGTGGTGGTCATCCTGATGACGCCGACGTTGATGCAGAAGCTGCACGGCATCGCGCCAGCGGTCGCGCTGCGCGCCAACAGCCTGGCCACGCTGAGCCTCACCCTGGGGGCGGTGCTCTTCGGCCTGGCGGTGGATCGCTTCGGCGCGGGGTGGGCGCTGGCCGCGGGCAGCGTGCTGCTGTCCGTGACGACGTACCTGCTCTATATCGGCGTGGGCGCGCGGCCCGAGCACCTCGTCCCGCTGTACCTGCTCGCGGGGTTGGGCGCGGGCGTGGTGGGGGCGGTGCCCTCGGTGATGGTGCGCGCCTTCCCCGCGCGGGTGCGCTTCTCCGGCCTGTCGTTCTCGTACAACATGGCCTACGCGCTCTTCGGCGGGGTGACGCCGTTGGTGGTGACGCTGATGATCCAGGCCTCGCCCCTGGCGCCCGCGCACTACGTGGCGGCGCTCGGGGTCGTGGGGCTCGCCGTGGCGCTCTACCTGCTGACCGCCGGCCGCGCCCGCTTCGCCTCCATGCGCGCCTCCTGACCAGGCGCGGACACGCCCACGAACACGGGGGACTTGCCGGCCGCCCCCCGCGTCGTCTATAAGTGCGCCCGCTTCATGATTTTGATTTTCATTATCATTATCAGTGCTGGAAGGGCGTCGAGTCCCGGGAGCATGTCGTGACCGTTTCCACCCCGCCGAAGTCGGAGCAGCGGATGCTCTGGCTGCTGGCCGCCGTGCAGTTCACCCACCTGCTGGACTTCATGATCGTCATGCCGTTGGGGCCGGAGTTCATGCGGCGCCTGGGCATCACGGCCGCGCAGTTCGGGGTGTTGGTGTCGGCGTACACGCTGGCGTCGGCGGGGATGGGGCTGCTCGGGGGGCTGTGGTTGGACAGGTTCGATAGGAAGCGCACGCTGCTCGGGCTGTATGCGGGGTTCATCGTGTCCACGCTGCTGTGTGGCTTGTCGGACAGCCACCTGGGGTTGCTCGGGGCGCGCACGGTGGCGGGGGCGTGCGCGGGGCTGATGAGCGCGGTGGTGCAGGCCATCATCGGGGATGTCATCCCGGCGGAGCGCCGGGGGCGGGCCATCGGCACGGTGATGGCGTCGTATGGCCTGTGCGCGGTGGCGGGCGTGCCGCTGGGGCTGTGGCTGGCGAGCCAGTGGGGCTGGCGCTCGCCGTTCTGGGTCATCTGCGCGCTCGGGAGCGGGTTGTGGCTCGCGCTGCTGTTCGTCCTGCCCGCGGTCAACCAGCACCTGGCCGGGCGGCATGAGGCGCGGGGCGGAGCCACGGCCGGGCCGGGGTGGTCGCCCGCCCTGGCGCTCGGGTGGGTGTTGACCTTCAGCGTGGTGTTCTCCGGCTTCCTGCTGATTCCCTATCTGAGCCCCTACATGGTGGGCAACCTCGGGCTCCAGTTGTCCGACCTGTCCTGGGTGTACCTGGCGGGTGGGGCCGCCACGTTGTTGAGCTCGCGGTGGATTGGCCGGCTGGCGGACCGGTTCGGCCCGGCCCGGGTCCTGGGCGGGCTGCTGGTGGGCACGGTGGGGCCGCACCTCTTGTTCACGCACCTGGGCGCGGCGCCGCTGCCACAGGTGGCGGCGGTGTTCGTGCTGTTCATGGTGCTCACCTCCGGGCGGGCCATTCCCACCCTGGCGCTGGTCGCCTCCCGGGTGCCCCCCGCGCTGCGTGGCCGCTACATGGCGGTCAACATGGCGGCGAGTGATGGCGCCTCGGGAGCCGGCGCGTGGGTGGGGGGCCTCTTGCTGACGGTGCTGCCGGATGGCGCGCTCGCGGGGTTTGGCCGGGTGGGGTGGATCGCCGCCGGGGTGACGGGCTGCGCGCTCCTCACGCTCTGGTTGTTCGGCCGTCGTGTCTCCGCCCCGAGCGCGGTGCCGGCCTGAGTTCTTCCAACGCAGTTCCCCTTCAACTTCCCCTTCACACGAGGAATCCCATGGACGTACACGCGAACAGGCACCCGTCTCTGCCCCGGCCCATCGTGGGCAAGATGGACTTGACCAACTCCAACCGCCTGCTGGCCGAGGCGAAGCGGCTGGTGCCCGGCCTCACCCAGACGATGATGAAGAAGCCGGAGATGTTCGCCCCTGGCTCCTTCCCCGTCTACCTCGCCCGCGGGCAGGGCGCGCTGGTGGAGGACGTGGATGGGCAGCAGTACATCGACTACA
Above is a window of Cystobacter fuscus DNA encoding:
- a CDS encoding Tex family protein; translated protein: MHVYAIELSKELGLKAEQVDRTLALSAEGATVPFIARYRKEATGGLDEVQIQTILDRAAEREELDARRETILRTIEGQGKLTPELTQALQRAKTRTELEDLYLPYKPKRRTRAAIARERGLEPLADLLWKQEGARSEDVAARVRPFIHADKEVPDQEAALAGARDICAERVAEDAGLRRTARELCVNKGRLRSAVVAAKKGEATKFDNYADHEEDLSKAPSHRILALLRGEAEEVLRIQLALPDDEVKGTLSSRVVTKPQSAFAPHLRAAVEDSWERLMGPSLESELRNELKERADREAITVFGQNLRHLLLSPPAGGRAVLALDPGLRTGIKATMLDATGKLVDTATLYTERGANERATAARQCGAIIQKHKPELIAVGNGTGSREAEGFVREVLKVLGVNVPVVSVSEQGASIYSASEVAREEFPDLDVSLRGAVSIGRRLQDPLAELVKIDPKSIGVGQYQHDVDQGQLKKKLGEVVDSCVNAVGVDVNTASPQLLEHVSGIGPTLAKKIVSHRAAKGRFTTRREILKVSGLGPKTFEQAAGFLRVHGPEPLDASAVHPERYAVVERMAKDLGVDVKQLVGNATLVRKIDPKRYLGSDLGEMTLKDILAELEKPSRDPRGDFTAPSYREDLQKLEDVKEGMVLQGVVTNVTAFGAFVDVGVHQDGLVHVSQLSNRFIKDPSEAVKVGDRLTVKVVSVDLARKRLGLSVRALTEGTPAAPSSRPAAPSSRPAGPSHAPMSKQGGGKAPAAPKPSAEPFNNPFSKLKR
- a CDS encoding aldo/keto reductase family protein; its protein translation is MHFRRLGGSGLKISEISYGNWLTHGSQVEEDAALACVRAALDEGITTFDTADVYAGTRAESVLGRALEGQRREGLEIFTKVYWPTGKGPNDRGLSRKHILESINGSLKRLKTDYVDLYQAHRYDYETPLEETMQAFADVVRQGKALYIGVSEWKAEEILAGVTLARQLGIQLVSSQPQYSMLWRTIEARVIPTSQELGVGQIVWSPIAQGVLTGKYRPGETPPPGSRATDDKGGADQIKRFMRDEVLARVQQLKPVADEVGLSMAQLAVAWVLQNPNVSSAIIGASRPEQVTENVKAAGVKLSAEVMQRIDEIIGPVAERDPARTGSPPKRP
- a CDS encoding HSP90 family protein; this encodes MAHRFQVNLRGVIDLLSHHLYSTPGVFVRELLQNATDANRARQHLEPSHPGSVHVELIEKQDGGPPTLLFRDEGVGLTEEELHRFLATIGESSKREVLEAHRADFIGQFGIGLLSCFMVCDELLVVTRSVRGDGGTWEWRGRHDGTYSVGPSAHPMERCGTQVFLLPRPDAAEYFTPERVRQLILHYGGLLPYPIHLTADGHTEHLNRTPPPWRRTYPSAAARRQALLAHGREVFGVDFVDCISLRAEAGGVEGVAYVLPFSPHFNARQKHRVYLKGMLLSESAENLLPDWAFFVKCVVDAQGLRPTASRESFYEDATLSRTREALGQQLRQYLVDLANEQPRALQRLIALHGLSVKSLALDDDDFYRLVIHWLPFETTLGTMTLEHYRQESSTVRYVNTLETFRQVARVAAAQGLCIINAAYTHDAALLEKLPRVHPDAQVELFSAARLPQGFEELTHEENEAVARLRRVAEEALEPFRCEVSLKKFLPPEVPTLYGDASDGAFQRDLERAREETDALYASVLEGALGKRSDEERPQLCFNLRNPVVRQLARVRDTAQLRLSVEMLYVQALLLGHRPLNAREMALLNRGLLGLIAARLDDDEGTGGMH
- a CDS encoding LETM1 domain-containing protein; translated protein: MKLGRAARFSSLLDRYYGRLRREVRETGELYHLLARVARRQPLTPEERRRMRAQLIDVAKVLPALAIFAAPGGMFLLIVLGKVLPFSLLPSAFQEDPPAPPQPVPVPTPEADEPARREVG
- a CDS encoding MFS transporter; amino-acid sequence: METHSSLETQPSLAQRPLSAQDVRTLGLAALGGALEFYDFIIFVFFTAVIGELFFPADTPEWLRQLQAFGLFAAGYLVRPLGGIVMAHFGDRGGRKRMFALSVFMMAVPTLLIGSLPTYATAGYAAPLLLLLMRMLQGAAVGGEVPGAWVFVSEHVPERRVGLACGILTAGLTFGILLGSLMATAINLVYTPAQVKDFAWRIPFLVGGVFGFFAVYLRRWLAETPVFEQMRQRRALVEGLPLKEVLRGHGTGVVVSMLITWVLTAAIVVVILMTPTLMQKLHGIAPAVALRANSLATLSLTLGAVLFGLAVDRFGAGWALAAGSVLLSVTTYLLYIGVGARPEHLVPLYLLAGLGAGVVGAVPSVMVRAFPARVRFSGLSFSYNMAYALFGGVTPLVVTLMIQASPLAPAHYVAALGVVGLAVALYLLTAGRARFASMRAS
- the mxcK gene encoding myxochelin export MFS transporter MxcK, with the translated sequence MTVSTPPKSEQRMLWLLAAVQFTHLLDFMIVMPLGPEFMRRLGITAAQFGVLVSAYTLASAGMGLLGGLWLDRFDRKRTLLGLYAGFIVSTLLCGLSDSHLGLLGARTVAGACAGLMSAVVQAIIGDVIPAERRGRAIGTVMASYGLCAVAGVPLGLWLASQWGWRSPFWVICALGSGLWLALLFVLPAVNQHLAGRHEARGGATAGPGWSPALALGWVLTFSVVFSGFLLIPYLSPYMVGNLGLQLSDLSWVYLAGGAATLLSSRWIGRLADRFGPARVLGGLLVGTVGPHLLFTHLGAAPLPQVAAVFVLFMVLTSGRAIPTLALVASRVPPALRGRYMAVNMAASDGASGAGAWVGGLLLTVLPDGALAGFGRVGWIAAGVTGCALLTLWLFGRRVSAPSAVPA